From the genome of Rattus rattus isolate New Zealand chromosome 6, Rrattus_CSIRO_v1, whole genome shotgun sequence:
taAGGAATGCAAGCATAAAATAGGCAAAATCAATTTAATTTTCCCAGCTTAAAATGTAAAGAACTTTCTAAGAATTTAAAGCCATGTACTTTATAAAAATGCATAGTCCTCAGTTATTCATTGTTTCATCTTTGAAAGTTTGTCTACTCACCAAAATctatttgtggggctggagagatggctcagtggttaagagcactgcctactcttccagaggacctgggttcaatttccagcatacacatggagactcacaaccatctgtaactccagttccaggggatctgatgcctcttctggcctccaagggtaccaggtacacacatggtgcaaaGACATATgtgcagtcaaaacactcatatacataaaaataaataaaatttatttggaatcTGAGTTAGTGTTCCACAGCTATAATAAATTCCTCAGATAATCTATTTGTCCTGCGGGGGCTTCTGTTCCCTCACTGACGGAGCATAGCATGGTGACAACTCTCTACTTCATGGCTGGGAGTGAAAGGGGAAATAAGGGCTTGGGGTCCCATGATGTCCTACAACAGCAAGCTTCCAATCACCCAAAGACAGACCTTTGCCCAGGGCTACCTCAACGATCCCAGAGCATCCCAGTCGTACCAACCTGACGATCAAGCACACAACACACAGGCATTTCAGACCCACACTGGAAGAACTCTCAGATCTGTGGGACCACTTGGGGCCGTCTTCAGAGTAGCACAGTTTTGAATTGTCCAACATGGTAGTCCTAGCATGACTTGTTGGGTGTATCTATCACAACTAACAGGAAACGAAGGGGGTTGGCCAATAGCCACACTTcacttttgttaatttctttattataatttattgtttgtcttgtttcaagaatatagaaagagaaactaaTGCTAAACTCTAATATAAGTATGTCTTGTTTCCTCAGGATTGGTTACATCAATGTTTCTAAGTTCTGGAATTTTCACTAGATGATAGCAACATGAGATACCATAGCTCATGACCCTCATGGTTTGGTGTAGGGTTTATAACAAGGCATCATGGTGATAAGTCCTGGCTAATGGACATCTCAAGGCTCCCGTGGAATACCTATCTCCATTAGCATCTAACCCGAGACTCAGGTTATATAAACGAGCAGACGGCTGCTATGTCCTGCAGGTGATTTAACAGCAAATCTTCGGCTGCTTCTATTCTATACTCTGTTGGATCAGAAGCCACAAAATGATCCTAAGGAAGGGGAatctactgttgttgttgttgttgttgttgttgttttaaaaacttcCGCTGGTTCCCAACAGATCCAAGCACTGATATCAGCACTCAGCTGTTCTCATCCAGGGTCCAGtgatgtgtttctctgtgtgaggCACACAATGGAGTCAGACTCAGGACCAACTTTTGGCTCTGCCTTCTGCTCATTACTGTTCAGAACTCTGGCTCATTACTTACGACTTGAGCCTCTTCTGTGCTTAGGTGAacggacagatggacggacaggtGGTCCCAGTGGGGACGGCATCTGGGAAAGCATCTGGAACAGCTGTTGGTACAGGTGGTCCCAGTGGGGGGTTACAGGCTCCGGGGTTATCTGGGAACAGGCATCTGGGGTTAACAGCTGTTGGTTACAGCCCCCAGGCTCGCCCCAGGGTTACAGCTCAGGGGGGTTACAGGCTCGGGGGTTACAGGGGTTACAGGCTCCGGGGTTACAGGCTCCGGGGTTACAGGCTCCGGGGTTACAGGCTCCGGGGTTACAGGCTCCGGGGGTTACAGGCTCCGGGGGTTACAGGCTCCAGGGGTTACAGGCTCCAGGGTTGCACTGactttctttcctgttgctgctCTTCATCAGTGATGTCACCAGGCTTGTCATCAGTGATGTCATCAGGTTTGTCATCAGTGATGTCACCAGGTTTGTCATCAGTGCTTTgtcatattttgagacagaatcttgctgtgtatgtagctcaggctaccccTGAAACtgtgattttcctgtctcagcctcctaagtgagGAGATTAGAGGTGAATGTCACCATACCAGTTGGGGacaacgattttttttttttaagttgagaaACCTGAAGATCACATGTCAGTGCCAAGGAATAAACGAAGCAGTTTTCCACTTTCACTTTGAGACGTTTAAGTCCGCACACCCCTTGCCCCAAGACAGACAGCACACAAACTCTGTAGGTAGAGTTGTGACACTAGGCTGGGACTGGTGTTGTACTGAGAACTCAAGTCAACCACAACCCCAAAGAGCAAATCCCTCATTCAAACAGATGAACAATGATCCCACGTCAAGAGTCAGGAAGCTGGGCTTCTGACCCACTTGCTGAGTTTTGAAAGGATTTCGTTAGAAAGTCCTAACTAGGTACAGGCTGGGCGATGTCATGAAGGAAACAGGAGGCCTTCGGGAGctaaaaaaagcaaaaggcattttgttgttgttgttggtgttgttgttgttgttgttgctgttggtggtggtggtggtggtggtggtagtggtggtggtggtggtggtggtggtggtggtggtggtgttttattAGTGTGGCCCGAATCCTCAGAAGAACTCTGTGTGTTCCTGAAGAATACACATTCACGGGAATACAATGAATAAGTgatagggattggggatttagctcagcggtagagcacttgcctagcaagagcaaggccctgggttcggtccccagctccaaaaaaaaaagaaaaaagaaaaaaaaacaatgaataagTGGATAGATGAGCGCGATGTTGGCGAGCATGTCGTAGACGTGCTATACAGCATGGCACTGACTGTACAATAATAGAGTAAGCTCTTGGCGGGTAAACAGATCAGTGCTCGAGCTTGCTAACAATGTGCCGGAACCTAATCCTACACAGGTCCACTCTGCAAAGCAATTTTAACTCTATGTcgctcttcctctcttcaaaaTTACCCACTTATTCATTTCGCCCCTGTAGCAAGGGAGTGCCTTGGTTTGAGAGTGGGTGAGGAGGGCGAGATGAAATGGGATGTTTTAAGGGGCCTGAACTTGTGGTCTAAAGTTGGTTTGGATGCACGGGGTGGAATGAAAAAGGAGAGTGGGAGCCTGGAAGGAGGCGTAAGGTGTGTTTGACCAATTCTTCAAACACCCCGTTTCCTCGGCACACTCAAAGGTTATTtctgtatgagaaaaaaaattacccaaaTTCCTCCCGCACTGTTAACAGGAATGAGGACTCAGCAAAGCTAACGTTTGCTGTGTTCAGCTGGAGGCGGGGCCACAGCTGGCACCGCAGGCTTCTCAGACAGAGTGAGCCTGCCCTGTTCTGAGAATTTGGAGAGAGTAGTTTAGTTAGAATTAAGAGGCTGCAGAGAAAAGTCTTGGAAAATCTGGTTAGAGATAGAAATATgagaactgggtgtggtgatcTCTACGGttaggagggggaggcaggaagatcaggagttcaaggccagcctgggttacttgaGATCCAGTCTAAATAAATAAGAGATAGATTACAGATAAAGGATTTGGATGTATCTGTGTCAGTGCTGgtgaaataatttttaagcataaaaatcatttttaataagAAATCTTATGAGGTCACCATGCACAAGGAACTTTAAAAAGGCAGTCTTCCTGCCCCCAGCTCCTGAGTGGAGCGATGGGGAAGGACAGGCAATGGCTGTGACACAGAGTGACACACAAGTGCTTCCAAATGTATTAACCGCTGACAATTATATATCCTGCGCAGTCAGGAGAAAACAGCACTGTTTTCCTCTTccagttttcttcccttttacaAACAGATGAGAGAGacgagagacacagagagtccATTTAAAGAGCTGCCTTTTGTTCTGATCAGGAGCAATTTTAAGCACTTAAGAATTCACACAAAGTCCAGCCTTCACAAAGAAAGCAGGGCCCCAGCGAGGAAACAGAATCCTTTCCATTTTGGTGACATTTAGTGGGAAGAAGTTCATAGACATTTAGACGCTTGAAGTCTTCCTCCACTAAGAAATAATAAGTATAATATATTTTGAGCAACTGTTTTTTAAACAAGACTGTCCTTgtgctttattaaaaaaaaaaaaaaaaaaaccaagacggTGAATCTTGAATACAATGCGTGACACCCACGGCAGGCGTTCTATTGAGTTTTGACGACAGGAGATGACTGCGTTTGGCTGGCTGCACTTGCTTAGGACCCTCTCCTCCAGTGCCGCTTCTGACACTGTGATGCAAATGTGCCCGCCCTTTTCTGGGAACACAGAACGCCTGAGTCAGGCGGCGGCGGCCGTGGCTATTAAAGCACCGCGTCAGGCTGGGCTGCTGCACTGCAAGGATGAGGCTTCCTGGCTGGTTGTGGCTGAGCTCCGCGGTCCTCGCTGCCTGCCGAGCGGCGGAGAAGCACAACCTGACTGAAGGGCTGGAGGATGCGAGCGCCCAGGCTGCCTGCCCCGCTAGGCTGGAGGGCAGCGGGAGGTGCGAGGGGAGCCAGTGCCCCTTCCAGCTCACCCTGCCCACGCTGACCCTCCAGCTCCCGCAGCAGTTCGGCAGCATGGAGGAGGTGCTCAAAGAAGTGCGGACCCTCAAGGaagctgtggacagtctgaagaaATCCTGCCAGGACTGCAAGTTGCAGGCTGATGAACATCCAGACCCTGgcaggaatggagcagagacggCCGAGGACAATCGAGTCCAGGAACTGGAGAGTCAGGTGAACAAGCTGTCCTCAGAGCTGAAGAATGCAAAGGAGGAGATCCAGGGGCTGCAGGGGCGCCTGGAGACGCTCCAACTGGTAAATATGAACAACATCGAGAACTACGTGGACAACAAAGTGGCAAATCTAACCTCTGTGGTCAACAGTTTGGATAGCCAGTGTTTCAAGTGCCCCAACCAAGAACACAACCAGCCACATCCAGGTAGGTGTAATGAGGTTCTTAGAGTTTGTTCACGAAAGCTGTATAGCCAGATAGTGGCCGTAAACATTAACCCAAGGGAGTATAAGTTAGTCAGACTTTCACCTGTTAAGTTATGGCAGAAGCAACAAGTGTTTTCTCAAATGAGACAGCAGAAATGGTAAGTGATCTAATGACAAAAATGCTATTAGTTGTTCTCCTTAGAGACCACTTGCAGTCTCTAGACCTCCCTGTTAGGCTGACCTGCAGACGAGCAGAAGCAGATTCCTCCCGGTTTATTGCATTTGAACACAGGATGGATACGGCAAGGTTCCTGGCTATGCTCACGCAGGTCCCTGGAAATTCCGTCTTAGGTGTCTGATGGCTTCTTCTTAGATCAGTTCCTGAGCTTTATAAGGCTTTCACAAACAATGTGCTGGGCTAGACTCTCAAATACCTAGTGAGAATGGGAGAGTTTATACATGGAAtaaaagcatctctctctctctctctctctctctctctctctctctctctctctctctctctctctctctgtctctctctgtctctctgtctctctgtctctctctctctctctctctctctctctctctctctgtgtgtgtgtgtgtgtgtgtgtgtgtgtgtgtgtgtgtgtgtgtgtacagaactTTTTAGTTTGAGACTTACTGGCACATCCATCCTCACCATCCCAGTTAGTGATGTTACCACTATTTAAGATCACAGACCTAACTGCCTTCTGTGCCCATGACATTGGTTTCCACGATTCCTGGATTCTGAGGacctttgtgggtgggttgccaCACCCTAAAAGGTCACCTCTGAGTTATTATCAGTGCTTATCCTGTGTAGGGACATAGTAGAGGTCACGTTCATTTGGAATCTCCTGGAGACGGTAGATCACCATGTCATAGAATGATGTCACTAATGACCAAGGTACACATTCATGTTAAAGAGACATCACAAGGCGTATCTTAAATATGACATTGAACATTACTTGTAATGACACAAAAAATTCTATTATTTGCTTTTGTCCTAAAAGTTTAGGACTCTCCAGAGCTCTATATACATGCAAACAGATTTTTGTGTCTCACGGGTTATCTTATATTAAACTTTCTTTACCTGACTCcaagttttattaaaattaactggAAACAAATAGTCGGTCTCTAAGCTCTACAAAACCACCAAATGGCTATGCCGAGCATAACTATACCCTGCTGCTGCTTCTAGAAACTAAACTGTGGAATACTGGCTGCCCATTCCTTCCTGAAGAGTAAATTCAGGATGACACTGCTTTAGTATTGGGGAGCACACACACCCTTAACTAAAGTAGCTTTATATTGTTCTCAGATGAAGCTAGAGTGAGTCTCAGAACAGTGCTGTGTGCTGAAGGCTGAGGCTTCCTTTGGAACATATGTAACAATTTCTGTAACGATTTCTGTAACAATTGCTTTAGCAATGGCTGACCGTGTCCTAAAAGACTTGGACTCACCTCAACTTTAAGACCTAGGAATATAATGATTATGACGGTAAAGCTCTCTGTCAGGCAGATCTGACTTTATGTCCCAGATCTGTCACTCAACACTTAGTTGCTGTGGGAAAAGTCTCTGATCTTCTAGGAGACTGACTAACGATATAAGCAAGCTGACCATAACACCCCCAATACCCACACCAGAGGTTGATGTGTGCGTTCAGTGAAAACTGTTACAGTGTTTGGCAGTTTCTGGAGCTCATTGGTCCTCATTAAACCTTGTATACATTTACTCTTACTACTGTGTGCTGTTAGTGTTGCCACCATGGTTGCCATCCAAGGCAGACAGCCCTGTGTACTTGATGGTTGTTTCTGAGGCCTTAGTTAGCATCTGTTAACCAGATTCAGGAGCGTGTATCAGAGCCAGGTTCCATTATACCCAGCAAGTAAACTGTCCAGTTGCTGTTGAGAATCCTTGATTCTCAGACGCATAGCTTGATTAACGCATAGCTCTGATTAAggaaaccccattttttttaatgctttcttccctctttcagTTCAACATCTAATATACAAAGATTGCTCTGACTACTATGTGTTAGGGAAGAGAAGCAGCGGGACCTACAGAGTTACGCCTGACCACAGGAACAGCAGCTTTGCGGTCTACTGCGACATGGAGACCGCGGGGGGAGGATGGACGGTGCTGCAGGCTCGCCTTGATGGGAGCACCAACTTCACCAGAGGGTGGAGGGACTACAAAGCCGGCTTCGGGAACCTTGAACGAGAATTTTGGCTGGGCAACGATAAAATTCATCTTCTGACCAAGAGTAAGGACATGATTTTGAGAATAGATCTCGAAGACTTTAATGGTCTCACACTTTATGCCGTGTACGATCAGTTTTACGTGGCTAACGAGTTTCTCAAATACCGGTTACACCTCGGTAACTATAATGGCACGGCAGGGGATGCCTTGCGTTTTAGCCGACATTACAACCACGACCTGAGGTTTTTCACCACCCCAGACAGAGACAATGACCGGTACCCCTCTGGGAACTGTGGGCTCTATTACAGCTCAGGCTGGTGGTTTGATGCATGTCTCTCTGCCAACTTAAATGGCAAATATTATCACCAGAGATACAAAGGGGTCCGTAATGGGATTTTCTGGGGCACCTGGCCTGGTGTAAGTCAGGCACACCCAGGGGGCTACAAGTTCTCCTTCAAGAAGGCCAAGATGATGATAAGACCCAAGAGTTTCAAGCCATAAATTCATGCTTGTTTCTCCGGGCACTCACTATCTAAGAGGACAGTGCATTCCTCCAGCCTTGACCGTAATGCCTCAGTTTATATCCCCTTCCTGTGGCTAAACACTCCCTTCTAAGCTTTACAGCTTTAAAATAAAGCTGGAAATATCTAAAACAGACTTGGTGGCTGTTATATGAGGAATGCTCGAAAGCACTGGAAATAGTGACGATTATACATTATAATTGCAAgacctttcatttttattagttgaaAAGTTTcctactatttttattattttttataataaaaactaaattattcAGCAAGCTAAATTCTGTATACTCAAGTTTTATTTTCACTAGGGCTAAACACAACACATTTGAAAATACACCAGTCTTTTTCAGGGTACAGTTGCTCGTGTATCTGGAGCTAAGAACTATAGTGTTTTCTTTGGTCCAAGAAGTAGTTTAGTTCTCAAAAAGAAAGTCAGGGATGGGGCTTGGGGGCAGGGATAATATAGctaaatttatttatctaatgcACAATATGGCATTAAAATGCCTTAAAATATAGTAGCATAATATATGTCTTTTTCCTCTCCAAAATTGGAAAATACTGCTACCCTGGAGATTGTGGTTTCGTGGTGACCCACGTACTGTTTATAGCCTGTTAGACCCTGATACAGAAGCTGCTTTGTCATCTCCTCTCTGTGCACGATAGTGTTTAGTGTAAGGTGCGAGACTACTGTAAGGCTTCCTTGGGGAAAGGCATGGTAAGGAAAAACAGCGTTTAATTATACTTTGAAGGCCAATGCTAGACCCAAAGCAAGAATATTGTTGAGGAATCAACTTCCTAGGAAGCAGACTTTTCTagaacaaatatatttattgtgATACATTTTGACATAGTAGttcaaatattattcattttaatccTAAGTCGTCAACTGCTTATTTCATTCTCAGAAATTCACAGAAaaactatatataattttagtcCAGTGTAAGTGCCTGGAGTTCCTTGATTGTGGAATGCTGAGGGCCATGTTAAAAGGCTTGGGAGGAAGTTTCATTTATCACTGTAGAAAAGGATCACTTCAGAGAGGAAAGATGCTCTTCAGTGGAATCTGAGGAACTGTACGTGGTCAGTCATAGGAGGAGGTGATCAGACAGGGCGCAGTGTTTAAGCAACAACTTTGATCTTTAAGTTTTGGTAGATTTCTAATATACTAACCAAGCCTTTGAAATATAAGCACAAAGATTCTATTTTAGTTAGTCTTTAAATATAACTAGGAAGGACAGTTATTGACTTGACTacttaaattttcaaatatgtagccactgtaaaaaaaatttaaaaagagcaaggtattattttacaaatatgcaACATGAAGTTTTCAGCTGAATACAATGACAATTAAactattaataatataattaaattaccAGAGTAAGGTAAATGCACGCTGAATTAAATGaccaaaacataaaatatagatTTCCAAGACTGTTTACCTGCTTGGCAAAATATTGAATGTAAGTAGCAATAATtagttttatttctcctttgctttttaaaaaagaataagaagattTTGATATTATACAATTGATGTGTTTCAAATTCTGTTTGTTATATGTAACCATAGAAGTCTAATGATATTTCCGTCATGAAAATGGATTTATTATAGCAAAACCCCTATGCATTCCTCTTTAGTGTGTCTTTTTCAGAGTAACAATGAAGCCATGTGAATGCACTATCTTTGCACGTCCAATGGATCCAAATGATGTTTTCTATTATACTCGAGAGATTTTTCTAATGAACTCTTTaacacagaaatttatttttggaATCGCTTTCTGTCacttatttaagaatatattgtaGACTTTGATAACCTTTAACCTGTTTGTTGGAATAGTCCTTGGCCTTAACTATTCACTAATGTATGCCAGTGCTCATAAGCGGACACTATTGGCAAGTCTGTGTTTTAGAGTCTTGGCTTCATCTCGGTGGCTAATGCTGGTCTTAACTATCGCTTTTTGGCTGAACATTCTTATCCTTTAAAATGCTGAGTGGAACTAATTTCTTAGGAATCTGGTTGAGTCACCCATCACCGAATGAGAAAGCCATTTTTCTGAAAAGTAATGATGCAGCAAATGTCTTCAGCCTCTGATGGACGGAACTTGTGTACAAAGCACAGGAGGCATGGGAGTCACACACAGTGCTGGCTGGTCCGGGGCTCTCAATAGCTGCCCCTCGCCCCTCAGAAAGTTTTCAAGCTGTAATGCATATGTGTGATTACAGTAAACTCTCGTTTAGGATTTCTTTTCATTGATGTATAATTAAGGTTACGTTTCATGTCTCATTAAAGCCttgtaaaataaaagatttagtCTTCACATCTATCCTTCAACGTGGAAACGGTGTTTGTAAAATGAtatttatgtatctatagtatCTGAAAAGTTGAAGTGTGTCTTTAATGGAGGCGAGTCTTGTGATTTCTTtagaaggaagcaaaggaacTAGAGGAACACCGTCATCTATCTCCTTTGAGAATGCGGTCAGGACACCCTCAGACAGcattttcagtttccttttgtGGTGTGCaactctttctcttctgtcactAATGTTACTGAGGGGTTTTAGCAAAAATTACTcattcaaactcaaagagaaatgCTTGGCTCTAATAG
Proteins encoded in this window:
- the Fgl2 gene encoding fibroleukin, translating into MRLPGWLWLSSAVLAACRAAEKHNLTEGLEDASAQAACPARLEGSGRCEGSQCPFQLTLPTLTLQLPQQFGSMEEVLKEVRTLKEAVDSLKKSCQDCKLQADEHPDPGRNGAETAEDNRVQELESQVNKLSSELKNAKEEIQGLQGRLETLQLVNMNNIENYVDNKVANLTSVVNSLDSQCFKCPNQEHNQPHPVQHLIYKDCSDYYVLGKRSSGTYRVTPDHRNSSFAVYCDMETAGGGWTVLQARLDGSTNFTRGWRDYKAGFGNLEREFWLGNDKIHLLTKSKDMILRIDLEDFNGLTLYAVYDQFYVANEFLKYRLHLGNYNGTAGDALRFSRHYNHDLRFFTTPDRDNDRYPSGNCGLYYSSGWWFDACLSANLNGKYYHQRYKGVRNGIFWGTWPGVSQAHPGGYKFSFKKAKMMIRPKSFKP